Genomic DNA from Phyllostomus discolor isolate MPI-MPIP mPhyDis1 chromosome 12, mPhyDis1.pri.v3, whole genome shotgun sequence:
TGGTTAACTCCATGGGGAGGAGTTCATTTTAGAAACCGGCAAAATCATTCCGCACTTGAGAACATAAAGCCTATGCATCTTTGCTGACTTAGTATTCGGGGTTTCTGTGCCGTGTCCCCCCAGGGCAGTGCCCACTGCTCGGTGCCGGCAGCAGGCCCCCCcgggggctgtcctgtgccagTCGCCCAGCTCTGCTTCGCCACCTTCGTGTGCGTTTGCGTCCCGGGCTGTCCCCTTCGGCCCGTGGAGCACCTGCTCCGCAGAAGTTTGCTCTGCAGGAGCTGCTGGCGTGAGACGTTGTCTTAGAAACCCCACCTTCAGCACGACCcgctgtttctccttcccttccctcatgAGCCCGTTTTATTTGGTTTGTAAGtcattctcctcctttttttttttttccatttcagagcCGCTCAGTACACATGCATGTTGCTTAGATATTTGTTAGAGCCTAAAGCTGGCAAAGAGGAGGTGGTCATGAAGCTCAAGACCCTGGAGTCTAGTGTGAGCACTGGCCGGAAATGTAAGTACCCTGCCTGCCCTCCGAGGGACAGCGGCTGCTGGCTTGGACCCTCGGACCCTGCAGTTCACCAAACACTTCCGGGGTCGTTCACCTCTGTTACTCAGCCAGGCTTGCCGACGAAGTCTACCACTCAGTCTGCCTGCGGGACGACCGGCCACAAGGGCCGAGTGTTTCGCTGCAGACTCCTCCCAAACCCCCCGGCTCTGTGCGCATGTGCTGCCCCAGCTCAGCTTCCGGTTGGTCACGGCCCGGGAACGTGCACCGTGTCCGTCCGCCTGTAGCTTGCGGAGCCACGGGGCGCCCTGGCCATCCCTGACCTGAGTTCCCGGCTGCTGGGGGCCGCGCTTTCTCTCCAGGGACAGAGCAGCTGCATCCTGGACcgcccacctctctcctcctcctcttgagGGGTCGCTAGAGGAAATGGGCGGATGTGCGTTCTTAGACCAGTGGTGGCGCGGTTTGGGGTTGAAGCCGACAAGTGGAGTCAGTGTTTTGGGCCCGTTCAGTCCGCCGGCCCGGGAAGGGACCCTGGGGAACCCCGTGCTTCCAGGAGCGGTCTCGGGCCTGCCGCCCGGAGGTTTGAGGAGAGCCCGGTGTCGCCACCACAGGTTGATGGAGCGTAGCAGCAGGTGCTGACCGGTTACTGCTACAGGCTCAGTCCCGCGTCTGCGGGAGAGCCCGGATCACACGGTGTAAATGGTGAGGGTACACTTAGTGCAGACGTGTTAGCGGGGGAGGAAAGAAGGTGTTCCGGAGGAGGCGGACCTGCGGGCGTGGACTTGAGGAGGAAGGAGAGCCTTCTCGAAGGGTGGTTTCCTCTAGCGAAGGCTTCGGAGTGATCCAGCCTTTGTATTGGGGGATCAGCAGGAAAACTAGTTCAACCAGAGGAGACTTAAGTTGTCACCAGGGTGGGACGGGCAGGTGCCTTCCCCGGACGGCTTTGCAGACCAGGGACGGGCGTCCTCGGGTTTCTTGAGAGTCAGGAGGGAGCCCGAGGTCCTCCCATGGTCACTGGTCTCTGGAGTCTAGAACGGACCTCGGGGTCACTCAGTCGGCCAGTGCGAGAGCCAGAACCGGCTCCCAGGGTTGTTCAGTACATGtttcattttctgttattttttataataataattccaAACATTCTTGTGAGACTGTATGTTTCCCGGGTGTAGCTGCCTCAGGGCATTTGCTGAGGCTGAGAGAGTCTGGTGAGGTGATCACCCCGTGTGCTCCGTCATGGTGGGGCTGTCGCTCATTCTGAGGGTGTGATCGGTGTGTAAATAGTTGGCATGTCCCTGACGAGCTGAATCACGGCTCGGATGAGGACATGCTTGCCATGGCTGATTGAGTTCGACCAGGAGTCACACGGGACAGTTTCATGAGTTGTTCCGTCCCTAAACCCTACCATCTTTCCTGCAGGAGGGAGTCAGAGGGGGTTTGCACCAGAGAAGTGGCAAATggataatgtgtgtgtgtttaaagcaATCTTGTGTGTGGaaagtacaataaataaaatgtaaggcACCAgactctccaaaaaaaaaaaaaaaaaaaaggcatcgaGTTTGTGTGGCCACAGTGCCCTTCTTCTACAGGTGTGTGCGTGGCAGTGGGCAGGTGGGGCGGCGCTCGCCCGAGAGGCACGTGGCTGAGCATGCCGTCGGCCGTGTTAATGCCGAGGGCTCACAGCCAAAGCGCCACTGTCTGTGTGCCTCCCGGGATTATCGTAGGTGGCCATGACACGCTGTAACGTCTTTGTCCTCTCCTGAGCGAGGACGGAGCCTCGAGTGACAGCCTGTTGCGAAAGAGACCGGCGCAGGGCGGGGGGGCATTCCTGATGCGGGGGCCCTGCCCGCCCTGCTGTGGCGCACTGCTCCAGTAACCGCCGCCCGCTGTGGGTTCCTCCTGCAGGGCTCAGACTGGGCAACGTGGTGCACGCCTTGCAGGCCGCTCAGCAGAGCATGCGCGCCTCGGACCTGGTGCCCCGCGTGTGCCTGACGCTCGCCCACCTCAACCGCGTGGTCTACTTCGTCTGCGACACCGTGCTCTGGGGGCGGAGCGTCGGGCTCGCCCCCGGCATCGACCAGGAGAAGTGGCGCCTGTGGGCGGCGCGGCACTACTGCTGCTCGCTCGTGCTGAGCCTGCTCAGGGACCTGTATGAGGTCTCCCTGCGGATGGAGCAGGCGGCGCAGGACCGGGCGGCGGGCGAGAAGTCGGCCTCCCAGGAGCCTCTGGGCTACAGCGTGGCCGACGAGGAGACGGAATGGCTGCAGTCCTTCCTCCTGCTCTTATTCCGCTCCCTGCGGAAGCACCCCCCGTTGCTGCTGGACACGGTGAAGAACCTCGGCGACATCCTGATCCCCTTGGACCAGCTGGGCATCTACAAGTCCAACCCCGGCGTCATTGGGCTGTGCGGGCTGGTGTCCTCCCTGGCGGGCGCCATCACCGTGGCCTGGCCGCACCTGAGGCTGAAGACCCCCTGAGGCCCGGCAGAGGAAAGGCTTAAATAGCTGTTTTTCCTCAGTCCACATCCTCTACCGGAACAGGTTAATTGTATCTAATTAAATTTCTAGACGAAACTGGCTCACGCATGTGTGAATGTGTTGTGGAAATGGAGAAGGGTTCAAAGGACGGCAGCCTGCACGGTGGGCAGCGGAGCCCCAAGACCCACCTTGCAGAGGAGGAAGGACTTGGGCGTAGACCACCTGGGTTGAAAGACCCCCGAGGTGACCCCATTGAGACTGCTGGCCAGGAGAGGCCCCCCCACCATCAGCCTGTCTGTGGGGTTTGGCCTCTGCCCAGCGGCCGGTCACGGTGACATCCATGGTGGGCCTTCCGTCCTCTCCAGGTTAGGGCAGTGGTGGGAGGTTTGGGGGACACACCTCTTCAAGGAGCTGTGGGAAGAACCTAGACCTGTGTGCCCCGGCACCTGCCTCCCTGTGCGTCTCTCTCCTTTTCATcggtccctccccacccccgagcTTCCACACTCACGAGCGGTGTGAAAGCCAGAGACGCTCCTAACCG
This window encodes:
- the PEX11A gene encoding peroxisomal membrane protein 11A isoform X1 produces the protein MEAFIRFTNQTQGRDRLFRAAQYTCMLLRYLLEPKAGKEEVVMKLKTLESSVSTGRKWLRLGNVVHALQAAQQSMRASDLVPRVCLTLAHLNRVVYFVCDTVLWGRSVGLAPGIDQEKWRLWAARHYCCSLVLSLLRDLYEVSLRMEQAAQDRAAGEKSASQEPLGYSVADEETEWLQSFLLLLFRSLRKHPPLLLDTVKNLGDILIPLDQLGIYKSNPGVIGLCGLVSSLAGAITVAWPHLRLKTP
- the PEX11A gene encoding peroxisomal membrane protein 11A isoform X2, whose amino-acid sequence is MRASDLVPRVCLTLAHLNRVVYFVCDTVLWGRSVGLAPGIDQEKWRLWAARHYCCSLVLSLLRDLYEVSLRMEQAAQDRAAGEKSASQEPLGYSVADEETEWLQSFLLLLFRSLRKHPPLLLDTVKNLGDILIPLDQLGIYKSNPGVIGLCGLVSSLAGAITVAWPHLRLKTP